The genomic window CCAGGCATGGCCTCCCATCCAGCAGCCCCTCACAGGAGCCGGTCAGTGCGCTTGCTGCGCCACACCACCAGACCAGCCATAGCCACAGTCAGCAAAACAGGAACTGCGATCAGTGGGATGAGTATTTCATCCGGGGGGTCTTCCCAGTGGGTCTTGTCCATGGTGCAGTTGGAAAAGAACTGCCTGTGGATGCCAGTAATGAAGCTCTGGGCCAGCGGGTTGGGCCAGTAGCAGCCCACGATGGTGGTCTCCATCTCCGTGCAGTTAGTGAAGCTCTCATAGTACCTGCAGAGGCAGAAAATGCAGCTCTCCCAACACCCCTCACACCTGCCCTGGCCCAGGACCCAACAGACAGGTAAGGGATGATCTGGGCTCGGTCCCACTTGGCCACCTACTGAAACTGTGGCTTTAGAAGCCGCTTCCAACTGAGTCATCTGTACCTGTGGCCTTTACCTCTGCAACACCATACAGGTTTCCCCAAAAGACATGGAGCCTAGGGACCACAGTCACACAGACCTGTAAGGCCTTCATCATCAGGACATGCTAAAGGTCTGAgaaaagagtctgcctgaggccaGGGCTAGCTTCCTCTCAACCAAATCTGCTCTTACAAGCCAGGTAGGCCTATGAGCTCCAGCCTCTGCTCCTGAAAAGTTGCCCCTCTGCCCCATCTGACAGGATGCAAGACAACTGCTTGTTTGAGCAAATGTGGAAAAGGCTCCCAGAGAACCTCTTGCTCTGGGCCTCAGCTACTCTACCAGACTTTCATTGGTTCTGTAGGCTGGCCAAGGACTACAGCTACCAGGATCCAGGGTTCAGTCTAATGTGTGTAAGGGTTTCCAAATAGTGCCCTAGTCCAGGATGCAGGGAGCATCCTCTGGAGGTAGTGACCTCCCTGCTGTTGGGGGTCTTTCAGGCTGAGGTCACCTAAGAGGTTCTAGAGGAAGCTGAGAGGATGAATGTCTGCCCAAAGCTAGCAGCTCTGCCCAGGATGGCACTTCCCCAGGCCAGTTCAGATGAAGGACAAACCCAGGAGAAAGAGGATCCTGACCCAGACTCCCACagggtcaggacaggaacccaccTTCTCCTTCCTGTGCTATTCCAGGAAGGAATGGGGACTTGCCCACTAACAGGAAGAAGCACCTTCCAACAAGTAGCTTCAAAAATGTTATCGCGATCTGAGGTGCCAGAAGCATCAGACTTAGGATAAAAGATGGGAGGGAAATAGTATCGGGGTCCCAAGTCCTCTGTGTCCACTCTGCCTGGGTAGTCACTCAACCAGATTTTCCACTCACTCTAAGCTGGTTCTCAAAGCCTGTAGCCTCGCAGGTAACCTTCAGAAAGAGGGCCCAGAATTGTTGTCCAGAGCCCACTGTGAGCTTCAATCCTGACGCAGCCCTGGAGATGACCAGGTTCTCAGGGCATCTGGGACAGGAAGTCATAGATCCCAGAAAAAACCTTTTGCCTCAAAGACCCCCCTCATTTCCAAGTGTGTCGAGAAGCAAGTGTGTTGAGAAGCATGACCCCCATATTTCCAAGACCTTTCTACTGAACTGCCCAGAAATACGGCCCACAATTGTTCTCACAGCTCCATGTGGCTATGCCCAACAGGCCCCAGGATCCCCTGCAGCCAGAGCAGTGTGAAGTAGAGCTGGGTGGGGACTTTGGGAGGGCTGTGAGTGAGTGTGCCCGGGACCGTGAGCAGAGATATGGGAGGGGTCAAGACACAAGGTTAGGCGTGTGCTAGCAGCACAATGGCTGGGTCCCAGCATTGTGACCAGCAGGGCACTCACACGATGAACTCGGACAGGTTGCACCACTTCCAGACAGCCACCTTCTGCATCATTTCAGCGAAGGTTTTCCCACAGCGAGGCAACCTCTCCAGCATTCCTGTCTCGTTGCAGCCGCATACTTGGGCACACTCACCTAGGAAGGACAACAGTGAGAAGGGGGATGTCCAGGAAACTCTGACCTCTTGCTGATGTAAGCATAGCCCCTCTCACTGATGTAGGCACAGCCCCTCCCACTGATAGGACGTCACCAACCAGAGTTCACCCTCAACCCTGGCTGAGGTAAACCAAGTATGCTCCACTTGCCCACAGCAGGGACACAAGGAGAGAAAGCCAGACTCATCAGGAGCAGACAGAGCTCCTGGGCATATCCAGGAGAGACCCCAACTCAATCCAGTGGCTCAGGGTGCCTGCAGCAGTCCTGAGAAAGGATCTGAGCTGGAACAGACCTCCCAGCCCTGTCATAACCTGCTTGGATTCTGGGAGGCCCAAGGCTGAGGCCCCACGGGGACTCATGTTCCCAGCAATGAGAAAGTTCATGGAATTCTCAGGCCTGACACTACTTGTCACCCCAGGATTTTAACATACTATCTTCTCTACCTCACACCTTCATTCAACATGCATTTCCTAGTGGGAACCAGGAATGCTTTCCCACCACGCATGACCATCTTGTTCTCCAGAGCTCAGTCCACGCATGGCCATCTTGTTTGCAGACAGCATAACTACTTCCTTCTCCTAGGCTTTATGTCATTCCCATCAGGTAACCAATGGAAACACAGCTCTGTGTGGCGTGGTCGGTGGATGTACAGATCCTCACCAACTGTGTCCTGTGTGTACAGTCCTGCTGCATCTTGAAAAGAATGTGAGAGAGCTGGGAGGTTTACAGCCCTGCTGTCTATGTCTGAGTGTGTATAtccgtgtgagtgtgtgtgtgtgattctgtgtccctgtgtgtttGTCTCTATATGTCCacgtgtacatgtgcgtgtgtgtgtgtgtgtgtgcgtgtgtgtgtgtgtgtgtgtgtgtgtgtgtgtgttgtgttgggaATGGGACAGACTTAGCCACACTAAATTATGAGCTCAGCCTCAGTATTCCCATCTCTAAGCAAGGTAAATGTCTGCAAGGCTCCTGAGCTGTGCCCACAGCAGCCGTGTTTAAGTTTTATCATAGGTAGTGGCAAACACTTGCTCGCTTCCCTCGTTTTACAAAACCTTGTGGAAAGAAAGGATGCACGTGTGCTGAGAGGGCAGCCAAAGTCACACTGGACACTGAGAGCTGCTAATTAAACCATCCAAAGGAAACAGTGAGTGCAGACCTCGGCATGTCCTGGTGCAGGGGGCCACCAGATTTCAGAGGAGAAGCCACAGCCCTCTGAATCCTCAGAGACAAGCCCCAAGAGGCCAGAGGTTCACAGACAAAAACCCAAGGTCCAGCCCACCCCACCTATGACAGGAAGCCTGGAGACCCGGCTCAGGCCAGGCTCTGTGGATCACCAGTAGATAGCCTCAGACCACACAGTCTCCTTCTAGTGACAGATAACTGACAAGGGACAGATGAGGGACAAGGGACAGATGACTGACAAGGGACAGATGAGGGGCAAAGACAGATGACTGACAAGGGACAAGAGTGTATTTTCAGAGCAAGCAGGGGCGAGGCCCTCAGGTATCCACCTTGGCATTCACCTGGTCAAGGGCCATACCACGTGCCTGCAGCAAGCAAAGCTGCCTTCCTCTGTACCACAGGGAACATGAGAGACCCATGCCGTCTGGAAGCCAGAGAACAGGACACAAAAGGGCCTCCCCGCTGCCCGGAACCTGGATGCTCACACCTAGAatgccttcttccttctgtgtctgtCCAAATCTAGACCTCAAACTTGGCTGAGCACACCGAGTGTCACCAGGGTTCATGTCCTACCTAGGACAGACAGGACCCAATGTGTGCTCCCTCACATCTCCCCACTGAGCACTTCGAAGCCCCCAGGGACCTGTGACAACAGGAGGACAGGGCTCTACATTGGACCCTCTCCACATATGGGAGTGGGATAGAGGGTGGCCACATTTCTCCAGGATAGTCCCTGGAAACAGGTATCAGTGACCGACCTCTCCCAAAGCCTCCTGGCCCTTCCCCTTCACACTTGCCTGTCCACTGCATACTGAGGGCTCATCTGagaactcaaaatatcacatCCAGCATCTGGCCCCTGTCTGTGTCCCTGTGTTCTCTTTTATACAGAACAGCCGCATACTTAGTGTGCTGCtgtcccttttcctttcccaccTGTAGCACAGGACCCTGTCTGGTCCCACCAAGTCTGCACATAAAGTTAAAGGTCTGTTCTCACTGCAAAGCATTTCACCCTCAAGTGTAAACATTGTAAGGGCTTGTCTTTGTCTTGTGCATTTGGGCATTTTGTCTGCATTCACTGCCTCTGTGCCATGTGTGTACAGAGCCCAAAGAGGCCAGATGAGTATCAGAACGGCTGGAACTGGAGGTTCAGAGAGTGAGTAgccatgtaggttctggaaaCTGGATATAGAGCCTCctcaagggcagccagtgctcggAACTgccgagccgtctctccagcctcctcactCGGAGGTTTAGCAAAGACCCTGAGCATTAGTGTGAACAACTTCGCTGGGTActtagaagggaagaaaaagggaaTTAGCCCCTATTTTCAGGGGCCTGTCACCCAGGgaacaaaaaggaaacacaagGATGCAAGCTCTGAAAGGGAAGAAACTTAGGCCAGGGTCTTAGATAGGGCAAGCCTATCTAAGCCTTAGATAAGGTAAGACCAGGAAATCTTACCTCCagggtgtgtgcatgctgtggaGGTGGGTAACCACTGTCACAAGACCCATGCTCAGGACTAAGGCAGGAAAAGGGACACCCAGAGCTGCTTCTAGGCCACAGCAGGGCCTGATGCAAAAGCTGAGGGCTTCAGGAATAGGTGGGCCCTGACAGGGTTATCCAGGTCGATATGAGTTGTCCAGGTGGCAGACAGGGCTTAGAGCAACAAGAAGATAAGCCCAGCATCCAAAGCTCTAAGGCATCCGTAAATACTAATCGTGgccagaagacaaaaataaataaataacaccagccagtgaagggaaTAGTTATCTCTGGCCTCACAGAAGCTCCAAGGACCTTTGACACCCACCACACAAATTGTACAGCTTGGAGCAAGGAATTATAAAACCAAAGGCTACATGGAGTGGAACATCGAGCCATGGACTGAGTTTGCCCTCAGGATGAAGTGCAGTGCAAAGTGTCTGGAGACAGACACTCTGTGGGAAATGAAGCAGAAGAGCTGCCCCCTTGACAGGTGGGGAGTGACTCCATCTGGGCCCTGGACAGGGTAAGGGAAGCTCCAGGTACAAAATGACCTGTGTTTATCGTTTAAGCTCACTGTATGAACTCCATCCAGCCATAGAAACCCCAAGTTACGTCCTGTGGAAGATGACCTCACACAGGCATTCCTGAGCAGAGGCAAATCGAGGCCTTCTCTGGGAAGATGCACCATGATGGCAGCCCTCACTAGACTTCCATCGTCCCCCGTCCAAGGAAGTTGGGTGCCCCACAGTCAGCCTCAGTACAAAGAGCCACCAAGGAGAGCAGCACACACCCAAAAGAGAACATGGGCTGAAAAGAGCAATTGGTGGGCAAGGCACTTGCATGAAGAGTTagcatccccagaacccacgtaaaaaGCTAAGCAGACATGGCggccacctgtaatcccaaaactCAAGAGGCAAGGACAGCAGATTCCCAGCTACAGTAGCTGGGACTGAAGACTTCTGGCTTTAGTGACAGACTCGCCTGAGTAAACACATCGGAGAGTGATCGAGGACCTTGGGCctctgtatacacatgcacaggtgcacgtgtgcacatgcacacatgcgtgcacacacatacttacatacacacaaacacacatacaaacacatacatgcacatgtacacatgtgtgaaaacacacacacacagacacacagggagaaCACTGTTCAGAAAAATGTTTACATCTTCAAGCAGTGACACTGAGCCACAAACTGGTCCCTCCGGCTCCAGAGAGTCTACCCCAGCCAACCTCAAGGGGGAAGGATCCTCCCCTCAACACCAGCTCCCAGTCTGTGCCTAGTTTTCCCCTGGGAGGAACAGATACATCTCATTCCCTGAGCCGAATGCTGGAGGAACTCTGTCCACTTTGGGCAGTGAGTCCAGAAGGATAAAGGCGCCTTCCCCCCCTCAGCCCCCACTTCTGCAAAGACTATACACAAACATGATTAGCCAATAATATTGGTTCCCCACTGAGCTTGCAGGCTGGGAAGAGGCTGTGCACTGAGAGAAGAAAGCCAAGGGTGCCAGGAGCCGCAGTTCCCTTTGTCGGTGTCTGCTCCTAGGCCAGAGAGGCCGCTCTGATAGAATCAAGTCACTGTGACACCTCAATATCCAGGAGAGTAACACTGAGGTCCCACCTAGAGGGAGGGGCAGGCTGTTAGGGCACAAAAATCTCCATAGTCTGGCACTGGAGATGGGTTACAATGTGGAACAGAGCAGAGATCCACACCGAAGGTGTGAAAAACAACCTCGCTCCATTGATATGCCACTAAGGCTGAGGAGGTTGGCAAAGAGTGAGCCattcagatggctcagtgggtacaggtgCTAGCCGCCAAGCCAACAACCTAAGTTCAGTTTCAGAGATCCACAtggtaaagagagagaaagctgacttctgcaagttttcttctgacctccatacatgtatCCCCTGGAAGGAGGCAAAGTATGTTGAAGTCTTGGctccaagccaaaaaaaaaaaatagaatctttaCAGAAGTATTCATTCAACTTATAATGAGTCCATTTAAGTAGGCCCTGCTTCCGGTGAGCAGTGTTCTCAAAAAAAGAGACACTGGGGCACAGGGACAAACACACAGAGGGGAAATGATGTGAGATCCCATGGAGTCACTCTGAGAGAAGTCAGTCATATGAAGGCAGAGTCAGAGGTCAGAATAGCCACCACAGTTTGAGGAATGCTTGGGGCCGTCAGAAGCCAGGCAGAGGCCATAAAAGAGCATGTCCCCATCGGGGTTACAGAACTGTTAAGAGAAACTCCCACTGTGTCCAGTCACTTGGTTTCTGATTCTCGGTGACAGCTGCAGGGCACTATTAAAGATATAAATGACTGAAATTCACTCAAGAAAGAACAGAACCCCTAAAAAGAGTCACAGTGAGTAGTGAGGCTAAGTaactaaagacaaaaaaaaaaaaaaaaaaaaaaaaaaacaaaaaaaacaaaaaacaaaaaacaggcccAGAAGGCTGAACTGGCAAGCTCCACCAAGTGTCTACAGAATTAACAGAAATCAATCACATCTCTTCAGATTACAGAACAGGAAATCCTGACTTCTCCGCTTTCTTACTCATTCTGTGAGGCCACTGCAATCTTGGCAGCAAAAGCCAAAGTCATTCCTAGGAAGGAAGTGATAACTCTTGGGCTTACAGATGCAAAACCCTTCGCTAAACACCAGCCATGTGAGCTCAGCTACACACAAAACTGGCTGCACACCACGGCCAAGAGGAGTCTTCCTAGAGATGCAAAGATTGTTCAACATACAGAAACAGGGCAGTGTAACATACAGAAGGGAGAATGAAAGGACCATGCAGCTCAGAAAAAgcatctgaaaaaataaaatgtatttttgggatacacacacacacaacctaaaaGAAAGTGTAACATCCTTAATACATTCAAGGCCATGTAGGAAAATCTCAGAGTTAATACCACACTCAGGGTTAGAAGGCTGAAACAGTTTCTCCTGAGGTCAGGAAAAGACAAGGATGTCTGTTTTTAGCATTTCTATTCAACACAGAACTGGAGGTTCAAACCAGAGCAGTTGGCAGGAATGAAACAAAAGATCCAAATTGGAAAGGCAGACTGGAAAGCAACTGAACTTTGAAAGTAATGGTCTTCCACACACAAAGCTCCAAAGAACTAAAAATATGATCCCACAAGCTCTAAAAAGAAATAGGGACAAACCAAGACACCACTGAAGttatactggggctggagagctggctcagcggcCAGGAGcgctggctgcttttgcagaggatccaggtttggttcctagcaccaaaTGGtattcaaaaccatctgtaaccccaggtcCTGGAGAtccacaccctctcctggcctctctgggTATCAGACATGCATGAtgaggtacacatacatacacacatgcaggcaaaacactcataataaaaataataactatttttaaagtattaataaacatccaaaaataaaagaaagaattttgatAATAATACagtcaaaaataattaaattcttGGTATTCAATTTACCAATTATGAtagtttgcatatgcttggcccagagagtggcactattagaaggtgtggccctattggagtaggtatggccttgttggcataagtgtatcactgtgggtatgggaaataagaccctcatcctagctgcctggaagccagtattctgctagcagccttcgatgaagatgtagaactctcagctcctcctgcaccatgcctgtctggacactaccttgctcctgccttgatgataatgaactgaacctctgaacctgtaagccagccccaattaaatgttgtccttataagagttgccttggtctggtgtctgttcacagcagtaaaaccctaactaagacaccaatcAAGGCCAAAATCTGTACTCTGAAAACTATAAAGTTAGCCCATGTTTGTCGGGTTAGTACCTATTCATCCCATCAGCTTCGCTCCTCTTGAGAACCCTAAGTCAGTTACCCACCGCCCTCCAGATCCAATGCGATTGCTATGAAGATCACACGAGTTCCTTGGAGTAACTGATAAACTAACCTTACAGTGCAACCAAGTGACAGTTGGGGGTAGCAGGACATGGCTGgagtctcagcacttggaaggtagaggcaggaagatcgggCTCAAGGTCATTTTCCGATACACAGTGAGTGTGTGGCCAGCCAAGGgtaggctggaaagatgactcagtaaaGTGCTATGGAGCCAGCGTGAAGATCAGCTCCAATCCTCAGACCCTCAGCAccaaagggtttgttttgttttttgttttaaagccagTGGCTAGAGATACGGCTCAACACCTCAACAGTTGGAATCACATGTTGCCCTTGCAGAGAGGGCCTGAGTTGAGCTCTCGGCACCTACATGTGGCAACTCACGACTGctcctaactccagctccaggtgtcCCAGTGACCTCTTCAGGCACCTGCACATACCcgcacacacatgcccacttatacacaatttaaaaataaaataatgtttttaaagaaaatgttttaaagcatCACATTGACAAACGCCTATACTCCCAGAGTTGGGTGGACACCGGAAGATCCCTCAGCCCTCAACCTCACTAAACTGGCTCAGGGAGAGTTTCCAGCCAGCCAACCTCACTAAACTGGCTCAGGGAGAGATCCTGCTCGAATAGAAGAGAAGCAGCCGGGAGAGACATTCAACATTAACCTCTAACCTCCCTATGgacctgtgcacacacaggaaaTGGAAAAGGGTGGGACACAGGacagggaagatggctcagccggCAGAGTATCTGCCATACAAACATGAGaatgagtttggatcctcagcagCCACATAAAAGCCTAGCATGGGAAGCCAGGTGTAATGGTGCATGTCTTtgatcccggcacttgggagacGAGGGCAGGaaggtatctgtgagttcaaggccatcctggactacatagtaagttccaggacagccagagctatatacagagagcctatctcaaagaacaaatgaagaagagagaaagagaaaagaagagagagagagagagagagagagagagagagagggagggagggagggagggggagggagggagggagggggagggagggagggagggagggagggagggagggagggagggagggagagagagagagagagagagagagagagagagagagagagagagagagagagaatgagcctGTAACCCTGGCACTACAGCTAGGAAAGGTGAGTCTCTGGATATTGCTGGCCAATCAGTCTAATCAAATGGTACACTCTgatttcagtgagagaccatgcctcaaaaagaCAGGgtagagagatgaagagatggcttaatagtcaagagcactggctgttcttccagaagatctgggttcgattcccaacacccacgtggtagctcacaatccaccataattccagttccagaagtTTCATTGGAAAAGGGACACTTTGCAACAAAATGTATCTCCAGAGACAAAGAAGACCTTTAACAACCatcctggttggtttttgtcaacttaacacaagccaaagtcacctgggaagaggagacCTCAGGTGAGGAAATATCTCCATGAGATTGATATGCAGGCAAgtgtgtgggcattttcttgagtgaTATGGGAGgactcagcccactgtgagtgaTGCCAATCCAGGCAGGAGGTGGTCCTGCCTATAAGAAAGCAGCTAAGCAAGAGGCCAGTaggcagcatccctccatggtctctgcctcagttcctgcctccaggttcctgccttgaggccttgccttggcttcccctcATAATAGGGACAAGTCTATAAACCCTTCCCACCCTGGTGCTTTAAGGTCATAgtgttttatgacagcaatagaaGCCTAGTAAGACACAATAAAGGCTCAATTCAACAAGAGGATACAACAGTCCAAAGCATTATCTTTCTACCAATTGCACCAAAATACACATGCCAAAACTGGAGAGGGGCAAGAATCTGATGCTCTTCTCTTgataatttaaagaagaaataggtttataaaataaaagattttattttagttttctttatggGCATGTATTGTGTCTATATGAGCATATGCTACATGTGTCgaggtgccttcagaggccaaaTGCAGGTCTTGGATCCTCCGAAGCCGAACTCCAGGGATTCTGAACTGCTCCCATTTGGGTGTCGACAGTGGAATTCAGGTCTTCTAGAGGAGCAGGGAGCTCTCTTAACTTctgacttctgagccatctctctgacacCAGAAACagactttgaaaaaataaatcaagatttAGAAAATTCTGATGTTCATAGGCATCTACTTACAAAATCT from Arvicanthis niloticus isolate mArvNil1 chromosome 7, mArvNil1.pat.X, whole genome shotgun sequence includes these protein-coding regions:
- the Ramp3 gene encoding receptor activity-modifying protein 3, translated to METPARCLHLLPLLLLLCGECAQVCGCNETGMLERLPRCGKTFAEMMQKVAVWKWCNLSEFIVYYESFTNCTEMETTIVGCYWPNPLAQSFITGIHRQFFSNCTMDKTHWEDPPDEILIPLIAVPVLLTVAMAGLVVWRSKRTDRLL